One Pleurocapsa sp. PCC 7327 DNA segment encodes these proteins:
- a CDS encoding S8 family serine peptidase, whose product MGQKWVWLACGIAVSGTIAPVLASDISTVGESGINAYKLHQDPYNLLGRKIAIGQVEIGRPGKFGLDKAATWNPPIPLAGVFYRNKQAKPNENVDNHAMMVANVMVSHDKRLPGVAPGAKLYSAAIGSLTESGQPEECLASQHVALQNGGDVRAINFSFGESLQRDARENAVLDGNALLTQCIDWSARVHNVLYTIAGNQGTGGIPIPTDHFNGITTAYTAKRQGKFKKVDFANLSSQPTGSGSRLIKREINAGTRRSVSLLAPGNKIRLYDLKGTINEVSGTSFAAPHITASIALLQEYGDRQLRKSRSDWSLDSRRHEVMKAVLLNSADKLQDKGDGLLLGMTRTTLTKNNRNWLESDAYKDPKIPLDMEMGTGHLDAFRAYEQFSAGRWSPQNPVPSRGWDYRTVAANGDRDYVLEQPLKANSFVSITLTWNRLVELNDANNNKQYDIGEDFRDRGLNNLDIYLMSADETNTAKSTCASISDVDSVEHIFCPIPKSGRYKIRVSYRQQVNEGTQPYALAWWTVADE is encoded by the coding sequence ATGGGTCAAAAATGGGTTTGGCTAGCTTGTGGAATTGCGGTTTCGGGAACAATTGCACCCGTTTTAGCGTCAGATATCAGTACGGTAGGAGAATCGGGCATTAACGCTTATAAGTTACATCAAGATCCCTACAATTTGCTCGGTCGCAAAATCGCGATCGGGCAAGTCGAAATCGGCAGACCCGGAAAATTTGGGTTAGACAAAGCCGCGACTTGGAATCCCCCTATCCCGCTGGCTGGCGTATTCTATCGAAATAAGCAAGCCAAACCTAACGAAAATGTCGATAACCATGCGATGATGGTGGCAAACGTCATGGTCTCTCATGACAAACGTCTGCCAGGAGTCGCGCCGGGAGCTAAACTTTATTCTGCTGCCATTGGCTCTCTTACCGAAAGCGGACAGCCAGAAGAATGTCTTGCCTCTCAGCACGTCGCTCTGCAAAATGGAGGAGACGTTCGGGCAATTAATTTTAGTTTTGGGGAGTCCCTACAGCGCGATGCTAGAGAAAATGCCGTCCTCGACGGAAATGCTTTGTTAACTCAATGTATCGATTGGTCGGCGCGGGTTCACAACGTTCTCTATACGATCGCAGGAAATCAGGGAACTGGCGGCATCCCCATCCCTACCGACCATTTCAACGGCATTACCACCGCTTACACCGCCAAACGGCAAGGCAAGTTTAAAAAAGTTGACTTTGCCAACTTAAGTTCTCAACCAACGGGAAGCGGCAGCCGACTGATTAAGCGAGAAATTAATGCCGGGACGAGACGTTCCGTAAGTTTGCTCGCTCCCGGTAATAAAATTAGACTCTACGATTTAAAAGGAACCATCAATGAAGTCAGCGGCACCAGTTTTGCCGCGCCTCACATCACGGCATCGATCGCGCTCTTGCAGGAATATGGCGATCGCCAGTTGAGGAAATCTCGCTCGGACTGGAGTTTAGATTCCCGCCGCCACGAGGTTATGAAAGCCGTCCTGCTCAACTCAGCCGACAAACTTCAAGATAAGGGAGATGGTCTGCTGTTGGGCATGACCCGCACTACCCTGACCAAAAATAATCGCAATTGGTTGGAATCCGATGCTTACAAAGATCCGAAAATCCCGCTAGATATGGAAATGGGTACGGGACATCTCGATGCTTTTCGCGCCTACGAGCAATTTAGCGCAGGTCGGTGGAGTCCTCAAAATCCCGTTCCGAGCCGGGGTTGGGATTATCGCACGGTGGCGGCTAATGGCGATCGCGATTACGTTCTAGAACAACCTTTAAAAGCCAATAGCTTTGTCTCGATTACTTTGACCTGGAATCGCCTGGTAGAACTCAACGATGCTAATAACAATAAACAGTACGATATCGGAGAGGATTTTCGCGATCGCGGTTTGAATAACCTCGATATCTATCTCATGAGCGCCGATGAAACTAACACCGCTAAAAGTACCTGCGCGTCAATCAGCGATGTCGATAGTGTAGAACATATTTTTTGTCCCATTCCCAAGTCCGGGCGTTACAAAATTCGCGTCAGCTATCGCCAACAGGTCAATGAAGGTACTCAACCTTACGCCCTCGCTTGGTGGACGGTAGCGGACGAGTGA
- a CDS encoding murein transglycosylase A, producing MKKRIALLCLGLGLIFSTANWLWAAGKVSLKPIEQNGIDKTLGLDEQLWGSPEKAGDWRAMLRAIDHSLRYLESNAAVKAYQNYPIPGINRDRVRRSLLRFRELLVKSRTPRELQATVQKEFVFYQSVGNDDRGTVTFTGYFEPVYSASRKPTAEFRYPLYRKPSNFSSWSKPHPTRAELEGKDGLLGNKSPLAGYELVWLRDRLEAYLVHIQGSAKLQLTDGRTMSVGYDESTDYPYTSIGKELIKEGIFKPEELSLPVVIDYLKDHPQELDKYLPRNDRFVFFKETHGAPAKGSLGLPVTAERSIATDKSLMPPGSLALIRTRIPSAAWKGDSGMPLVSRYVLDQDTGSAIKGMGRVDIFMGTGKVAGDRAGLINHSGELYYLLLKNYKDY from the coding sequence ATGAAAAAACGCATTGCCTTACTCTGTTTGGGATTGGGACTGATTTTTTCGACTGCTAACTGGCTTTGGGCAGCCGGGAAAGTTTCGCTAAAACCAATCGAGCAAAACGGGATCGATAAAACGTTAGGATTAGACGAGCAGCTTTGGGGTAGTCCCGAAAAAGCTGGAGATTGGAGAGCAATGCTGAGAGCGATCGACCATAGCTTGCGCTATCTAGAGAGCAATGCTGCTGTCAAGGCGTATCAAAATTATCCCATACCGGGAATTAACCGCGATCGCGTTCGTCGTTCTCTGCTCCGTTTTCGCGAGTTGTTGGTAAAGTCTCGCACGCCAAGGGAATTACAAGCAACCGTTCAAAAAGAATTCGTCTTTTATCAGTCGGTAGGCAATGACGATCGCGGTACGGTTACTTTTACAGGCTATTTCGAGCCTGTCTATAGCGCCAGTCGCAAACCTACTGCCGAGTTTCGCTATCCACTCTATCGAAAGCCATCTAACTTTTCGAGTTGGTCTAAACCCCATCCAACTCGTGCCGAATTGGAAGGGAAAGATGGTTTGTTGGGCAATAAAAGCCCTCTAGCAGGATATGAACTGGTTTGGCTGCGCGATCGCTTGGAAGCCTATTTAGTGCACATTCAAGGGTCGGCAAAACTTCAGCTTACAGACGGTCGAACGATGAGCGTCGGCTATGATGAAAGCACCGATTATCCTTATACCAGCATCGGCAAAGAACTGATTAAAGAAGGGATTTTTAAGCCAGAAGAGTTAAGCTTGCCTGTAGTCATCGATTATCTCAAAGACCATCCCCAAGAACTCGATAAATATTTACCCAGAAACGACCGATTTGTGTTCTTTAAAGAAACTCATGGTGCGCCCGCTAAAGGCAGTCTGGGACTTCCCGTCACTGCCGAACGTTCCATTGCTACCGATAAATCGCTCATGCCGCCTGGCAGTTTAGCATTGATCCGCACGCGAATTCCCTCTGCCGCTTGGAAGGGCGATTCAGGAATGCCCCTTGTCAGTCGCTACGTACTCGATCAGGACACTGGAAGCGCGATTAAAGGCATGGGACGAGTAGATATTTTTATGGGGACTGGAAAAGTGGCGGGCGATCGCGCTGGATTAATCAATCATAGCGGGGAACTCTATTATTTGCTCCTAAAAAATTATAAGGACTATTGA
- a CDS encoding Mo-dependent nitrogenase C-terminal domain-containing protein yields the protein MSLNNTSTKSIVLSGWIENDLAKTKTNAKRSFSWKSVDLLKPLRMRLNSIEIDRPKLAHRICRLIPARCPFARKIRLFGRTIANIPPLCKINPLYEDLMALRFRALCYLADECGEDISAYC from the coding sequence ATGAGTTTAAACAATACTAGCACGAAGTCTATAGTTTTAAGCGGTTGGATTGAAAACGATCTCGCAAAGACTAAAACAAACGCCAAACGCTCTTTTAGCTGGAAAAGCGTCGATCTTCTCAAACCTCTGCGGATGCGGCTGAATTCTATTGAAATCGATCGCCCCAAGTTAGCGCATCGCATTTGTCGTCTCATTCCCGCTCGGTGTCCTTTTGCACGTAAAATTCGGCTATTTGGTCGCACGATTGCCAACATTCCTCCCTTGTGCAAAATTAACCCTCTCTACGAAGATTTAATGGCACTCCGTTTCCGCGCTCTTTGCTATCTGGCTGATGAATGTGGTGAGGATATCAGCGCTTATTGCTAA
- a CDS encoding GuaB3 family IMP dehydrogenase-related protein, giving the protein MDIAIGRGKTARRAYGIDEIALVPGVRTLDPSLADTRIRIGEIEREIPIIASAMDGVVDVRMAVLLSELGAMGVLNLEGIQTRYADPEPILDRIASVGKSEFVGLMQELYAEPIKPELIQQRIKEIKERGGIAAVSLTPAGAVKYREDVTSAGADLLFVQATVVSTAHLSPESTIPLDLVQLCQELPIPVVLGNCVTYEVALNLMKAGAAAVLVGIGPGAACTSRGVLGVGVPQATAVADCAAARDDFERETDKYIPVIADGGIVTGGDICKCIACGADAVMIGSPIARAAEAPGRGYHWGMATPSPVLPRGTRINVGTTGTIAEILTGPAKLDDGTHNLLGALKTSMGTLGAKNMKEMQQVEVVIAPSLLTEGKVYQKAQQLGMGK; this is encoded by the coding sequence GTGGATATAGCGATCGGTCGGGGGAAAACGGCTCGTCGAGCCTACGGAATAGACGAAATCGCACTCGTTCCCGGAGTGCGTACTCTAGATCCTAGTTTGGCAGATACTCGCATTCGCATCGGCGAGATCGAGCGAGAAATCCCTATTATTGCCAGCGCTATGGATGGAGTAGTGGACGTGCGGATGGCAGTGCTGTTATCCGAGTTAGGAGCCATGGGAGTACTCAACTTAGAAGGCATTCAGACCCGTTATGCCGATCCAGAGCCAATACTAGATCGCATTGCCTCGGTTGGCAAATCAGAATTTGTCGGGTTAATGCAGGAGCTTTATGCAGAACCAATTAAGCCCGAATTAATCCAACAGCGCATCAAGGAAATCAAAGAACGCGGAGGCATTGCAGCAGTCAGTCTTACGCCTGCTGGTGCGGTGAAGTACAGAGAAGACGTTACCTCAGCTGGGGCAGATTTATTGTTCGTTCAAGCGACGGTAGTTTCTACAGCTCATCTCTCGCCAGAATCTACGATTCCTCTGGATTTGGTGCAGCTTTGTCAAGAATTGCCTATCCCTGTCGTTTTGGGCAATTGCGTGACCTATGAGGTGGCATTGAATTTAATGAAAGCAGGGGCGGCGGCGGTTTTAGTGGGTATCGGACCTGGTGCAGCTTGTACCTCTCGCGGCGTATTGGGAGTGGGCGTGCCTCAAGCAACAGCAGTAGCAGACTGTGCTGCTGCTAGGGATGATTTTGAGCGAGAAACAGATAAATATATACCCGTCATCGCCGATGGCGGCATCGTTACGGGAGGTGATATCTGTAAGTGTATTGCCTGCGGTGCGGATGCAGTCATGATCGGTTCTCCCATCGCCAGAGCGGCAGAAGCGCCCGGACGCGGGTATCATTGGGGCATGGCAACGCCCAGTCCCGTCCTACCTCGCGGAACTCGCATCAATGTAGGAACTACGGGAACGATCGCAGAAATTCTTACCGGACCTGCCAAGCTAGATGATGGAACTCATAACCTTTTAGGTGCCCTCAAGACCAGTATGGGAACCTTGGGAGCGAAGAATATGAAGGAGATGCAGCAAGTAGAGGTAGTCATCGCGCCTTCATTGCTGACGGAGGGCAAAGTTTATCAAAAAGCTCAACAGTTAGGAATGGGCAAGTAA
- a CDS encoding MoaD/ThiS family protein: MVNIRVKLFAAYQEAYGVSELKLSFTQGTPVQAVLDYILREHPELESWRNLTRFGVNLQFVEPDILLCDGDEVVLIPPVSGG, encoded by the coding sequence TTGGTTAATATTAGGGTTAAACTTTTTGCTGCATATCAAGAAGCTTATGGTGTTTCAGAACTAAAGCTATCGTTTACACAGGGTACTCCCGTACAAGCTGTTTTAGATTATATCCTTAGAGAGCATCCAGAGCTTGAGTCATGGCGAAATCTGACTCGATTTGGAGTAAATCTTCAATTTGTCGAGCCTGATATTTTGTTGTGCGATGGAGATGAAGTGGTGTTAATTCCACCCGTTAGTGGCGGATAG
- the glyQ gene encoding glycine--tRNA ligase subunit alpha codes for MNFQSIVVTLNQFWSDRGCLIVQPYDIEKGAGTKNPHTFLRALGPEPWSVAYIEPCRRPTDGRYGENPNRFQHYYQYQVLIKPSPDNIQDIYLDSLRALGIHPEDHDIRFVEDNWEDAAVGAWGTGWEVWLDGMEITQFTYFQQCGGIDCRPVSIEITYGLERLAMYLQDVDAIIKIRWNDRITYGEIFLQAEIEQCTYNFEASNPDLLFSLFDLYEQEAKQLLDRELVWPSLDYVLKCSHTFNLLDARGVIAVAERTRYIGRIRHLARQVAQLYVRQREKSGFPLLNNQPEVISK; via the coding sequence ATTAATTTTCAGTCAATCGTCGTTACGCTAAATCAGTTCTGGAGCGATCGCGGGTGTTTAATCGTTCAACCCTATGATATTGAGAAAGGAGCTGGAACTAAGAACCCGCATACATTTTTGCGAGCGTTAGGACCAGAACCTTGGTCTGTGGCTTATATAGAACCTTGTCGAAGACCGACGGACGGACGCTATGGAGAAAATCCCAATCGCTTCCAGCATTATTATCAGTATCAAGTCCTAATCAAACCTTCGCCAGACAATATCCAAGATATTTATTTGGATTCATTGAGAGCGTTGGGCATCCATCCCGAAGACCACGATATTCGCTTTGTGGAGGATAATTGGGAGGATGCAGCCGTCGGTGCTTGGGGAACTGGTTGGGAAGTTTGGTTAGATGGGATGGAAATTACTCAGTTTACTTACTTTCAGCAGTGCGGCGGGATCGATTGTCGTCCGGTTTCCATTGAGATTACTTACGGTTTAGAACGATTGGCAATGTATCTACAAGATGTAGATGCGATTATCAAGATTCGGTGGAACGATCGCATTACTTATGGAGAGATTTTTCTGCAAGCGGAAATAGAGCAATGTACTTATAATTTTGAGGCATCTAACCCGGATTTGTTGTTTAGTCTGTTCGATCTTTACGAACAGGAAGCAAAACAGCTTCTCGATCGCGAATTGGTTTGGCCAAGTCTTGATTACGTTCTCAAATGTTCTCACACTTTCAATTTGTTGGATGCAAGAGGCGTGATAGCTGTCGCGGAGAGGACGCGCTATATTGGCCGAATTCGCCATCTAGCTAGACAAGTCGCTCAATTGTACGTTCGGCAACGAGAAAAATCAGGGTTTCCGCTTTTGAATAATCAACCCGAAGTTATTAGTAAGTAG
- a CDS encoding NAD+ synthase, whose translation MKIAIAQLNPTIGDLSGNAKNILEAARQAAKEGVRLMLTPELSLCGYPPRDLLLSSEFVESMSKKLHELAQQLPTQIAVLVGTAEPNPYATSKGQKPLFNGTALLEGGKLQKIFYKRLLPTYDVFDEDRYFEPGYQTNSFTIKSDSQSKIHIGVTICEDLWNEEEFWGKRNYEINPIEDLAELEVDLIVNLSASPYTVSKQKLREAMLSHSASRYQTPIIYVNQIGGNDDLIFDGNSVAFNRTGNVVCRAKAFASDLKIIELDEQTKDLLPTAIAPLPETEEEEIFSALVLGVRDYARKCGFSQVVLGLSGGIDSSLVAAIAAEAMGAENVLGVLMPSPYSSEHSITDAEALVKNLGIKSQKLPIGDLMKSYDRLLEPLFAGTEFGIAEENTQSRIRGNLLMAISNKFGHLLLSTGNKSEMAVGYCTLYGDMNGGLAVIADVPKTRVFSICRWLNRTREIIPNNVLIKSPSAELKPGQVDQDSLPPYEILDDILERAIHHHQSTAQIVESGHDLEVVDQVMKLIARAEFKRKQAPPGLKITDRAFGTGWRMPIASRWLPPNPSN comes from the coding sequence ATGAAAATTGCGATCGCACAACTCAATCCCACAATAGGCGACCTTTCTGGCAACGCTAAAAATATTTTAGAAGCTGCACGACAAGCTGCTAAAGAAGGCGTTCGCCTAATGCTAACTCCCGAACTTTCTCTGTGCGGTTATCCGCCAAGAGACTTGCTCCTCAGTTCAGAATTTGTCGAATCAATGTCAAAAAAGTTGCACGAGTTAGCGCAACAATTACCCACTCAAATAGCAGTCTTAGTAGGGACAGCAGAACCCAATCCTTATGCTACATCTAAAGGTCAAAAACCTCTCTTTAACGGCACGGCTTTATTAGAGGGAGGAAAACTTCAAAAAATCTTTTACAAACGGCTTTTACCTACCTATGACGTTTTCGACGAAGATCGCTATTTTGAACCAGGGTATCAAACTAACTCCTTTACAATTAAGAGTGATTCACAATCTAAAATTCATATTGGTGTAACTATCTGCGAAGACTTATGGAATGAGGAAGAATTTTGGGGAAAACGTAATTATGAAATTAACCCCATTGAAGATTTAGCTGAATTAGAAGTCGATCTCATCGTAAATTTATCTGCATCTCCCTACACCGTAAGCAAGCAAAAATTACGCGAAGCCATGCTTAGTCATAGTGCTAGTCGCTATCAAACACCTATTATTTACGTAAATCAGATAGGAGGAAATGACGACCTGATTTTTGATGGTAACAGTGTGGCTTTTAATCGCACAGGTAATGTCGTTTGCCGTGCTAAAGCGTTTGCATCAGACTTAAAAATTATTGAACTTGACGAACAAACAAAAGATTTATTACCAACTGCGATCGCACCTCTGCCAGAAACCGAAGAAGAAGAAATTTTCTCCGCATTAGTTTTGGGAGTAAGAGACTATGCCAGAAAATGTGGATTTTCTCAAGTTGTACTAGGCTTAAGTGGTGGCATTGATTCTTCATTAGTCGCTGCGATCGCAGCAGAAGCGATGGGTGCAGAAAATGTCCTCGGAGTTCTAATGCCTTCTCCTTACAGTTCGGAACATTCTATTACCGACGCAGAAGCATTAGTCAAAAATCTCGGCATTAAAAGTCAAAAATTGCCCATCGGCGATCTCATGAAATCTTACGATCGACTTCTAGAACCTTTATTTGCAGGCACGGAGTTTGGTATTGCCGAAGAGAATACTCAATCTCGCATTCGAGGAAACCTACTAATGGCAATCTCCAACAAATTCGGTCATCTTCTCCTATCTACAGGCAACAAATCAGAAATGGCAGTTGGATACTGCACCCTTTATGGCGATATGAATGGAGGATTAGCCGTCATTGCCGACGTTCCCAAAACCCGCGTCTTTTCTATCTGTCGCTGGCTCAATCGTACTAGAGAAATCATTCCCAACAACGTACTGATTAAATCTCCTAGCGCAGAATTAAAACCCGGACAAGTTGACCAAGATTCCCTACCTCCCTACGAAATTCTCGATGACATCCTCGAACGCGCGATTCATCACCATCAATCAACTGCCCAGATCGTAGAATCAGGACACGATCTCGAAGTTGTTGACCAAGTCATGAAATTAATTGCTCGTGCTGAATTTAAACGCAAACAAGCACCGCCAGGACTAAAAATTACCGACCGCGCCTTCGGTACGGGTTGGCGGATGCCGATTGCTAGTCGCTGGTTGCCTCCTAACCCTTCAAACTGA
- a CDS encoding NUDIX domain-containing protein, with the protein MKTDEQKLVNKTELENFKVGVDNVIFSVDTQLNRLLVLLIKRKDEPFSGQWSLPGTLVRKGEALEQSAYRILAEKIQVKNLYLEQLYTFGGPWQAPRESPDSYGVRYLSVSYFALVRFEDAKLIAENLSSITWYPIQRVPKLAFDHNEILEYGYRRLRNKLEYSPIAFDVLPEVFTLNDLYQLYCTILGENFSDYSNFRSRLLKLGFLCDTGVKVSKGAGRPASLYRFDAEAFAPFKDKPLVFI; encoded by the coding sequence ATGAAAACCGATGAACAAAAATTAGTTAATAAGACTGAATTAGAAAATTTTAAGGTTGGCGTTGACAACGTTATTTTTTCTGTAGATACCCAGCTAAATCGTCTTTTAGTATTGCTAATTAAGCGTAAAGATGAACCTTTTAGCGGTCAATGGAGTTTGCCAGGAACGCTGGTTCGTAAAGGAGAAGCTTTAGAACAATCTGCCTACCGAATTTTGGCAGAGAAAATCCAAGTCAAAAATCTATATTTAGAACAACTTTATACTTTTGGAGGTCCCTGGCAAGCTCCGAGAGAATCTCCTGATAGTTATGGAGTTCGCTATCTTTCTGTTAGTTATTTTGCTCTAGTGCGATTTGAGGATGCAAAGTTAATCGCTGAAAATCTTAGTAGTATTACTTGGTATCCAATTCAAAGAGTCCCAAAATTAGCCTTCGATCATAATGAGATTCTTGAGTATGGTTATCGGCGTTTGCGTAACAAATTAGAGTATAGTCCTATTGCTTTTGATGTGTTACCCGAAGTCTTTACCTTAAACGATCTCTATCAACTTTATTGTACAATTTTAGGAGAAAATTTTTCTGATTACTCTAATTTTAGATCGCGTTTATTGAAGTTGGGTTTTTTATGCGATACCGGAGTAAAAGTATCGAAAGGTGCTGGTCGCCCGGCGAGTTTATATCGCTTTGATGCTGAGGCATTTGCACCATTTAAAGATAAACCATTAGTATTTATTTGA
- a CDS encoding nicotinate-nucleotide adenylyltransferase gives MTKIALFGTSADPPTAAHQAILEWLSEHYDWVAVWASDNPFKGHQTSLEHRMEMLRLLIEEIKTPRKNIRVYEELSHLRSLISVEKAKELWGNEAEYHLVIGSDLVNQIRRWYRFEELLKQVQILVIPRPGYPIAEEDLEALHSLGGKCIVADLDAPAISSTAYREKRNKNIVTQPVKEYIKREKLYI, from the coding sequence ATAACAAAAATTGCCCTATTTGGTACCAGTGCTGACCCCCCAACGGCTGCACATCAAGCCATTCTTGAATGGTTATCCGAACATTACGATTGGGTAGCAGTTTGGGCATCTGATAATCCTTTTAAAGGTCATCAAACTTCCCTCGAACACCGTATGGAAATGTTGCGGTTGTTAATTGAAGAAATAAAAACTCCTCGGAAAAATATTAGAGTATACGAAGAGTTAAGCCATCTAAGAAGTCTAATTAGTGTAGAAAAAGCCAAGGAATTGTGGGGCAATGAAGCAGAATATCACTTAGTCATTGGTTCTGATTTAGTCAATCAAATACGTCGCTGGTATCGCTTTGAAGAATTATTAAAACAAGTTCAAATTTTAGTCATTCCTCGTCCGGGATATCCAATTGCAGAAGAAGATTTAGAAGCCTTACATAGTCTAGGAGGAAAGTGTATCGTTGCCGACTTAGATGCTCCTGCCATTTCTTCCACAGCCTATCGCGAGAAAAGAAATAAAAATATTGTAACCCAGCCTGTTAAGGAATATATTAAACGAGAAAAATTATACATATGA
- a CDS encoding nicotinate phosphoribosyltransferase produces MIEDQQLIFSSEDYSLLTDLYQLTMVACYVGEGLEDKPASFELFVRHFPDKFGYLIAMGLAQALDYLEKLHFTNQQLEALQNTGIFAHAPAKFWSLLESGRFTGNVWAIPEGTAIFANEPLLRVEAPLWQAQLVETYLLNTINYQTLIATKAARMRDVAGKDAILLEFGTRRAFSPQGSLWAARAALAGGLDSTSNVLAALKLGRKPSGTMAHSLVMAIGAIEGSEDDAFSAFHRYFPTALLLIDTYDTIAAAERLAEKVKAGKIEVTGVRLDSGDLAELSKKVRSLLPDITIFASGDLDEWEIVRLKEAGACIDGYGLGTKLVTGSPVNGVYKIVEIDGIPTMKQSSKKATYPGRKQIFRRQENSKILSDRLGLAQETANSDEQPLLELVMQQGKPVNPPETIETIQKRTQASVASLPPETRRLNNPIPVPVNISNALESLRLSWIANH; encoded by the coding sequence ATGATAGAAGACCAACAACTTATCTTCAGTAGTGAGGATTATAGCTTGCTGACCGATTTGTACCAGCTAACCATGGTAGCTTGTTACGTCGGGGAAGGATTAGAAGACAAACCTGCTAGCTTTGAACTGTTCGTTCGCCATTTTCCCGATAAGTTTGGCTATCTCATCGCAATGGGATTAGCTCAAGCTTTGGACTATCTAGAAAAGCTACATTTCACTAACCAACAACTGGAGGCTTTGCAAAATACAGGAATTTTTGCCCATGCACCCGCCAAATTTTGGTCGCTGCTAGAGTCGGGACGTTTTACAGGGAATGTTTGGGCAATCCCAGAGGGAACGGCTATTTTTGCTAACGAACCATTGCTGCGGGTAGAAGCTCCTCTATGGCAAGCTCAGTTAGTAGAAACCTATCTTCTCAATACTATAAACTACCAAACTTTGATTGCTACGAAAGCTGCTCGGATGCGGGATGTGGCAGGAAAAGACGCAATCTTGTTAGAGTTTGGGACCAGAAGGGCTTTTAGTCCGCAAGGTTCGCTTTGGGCAGCTAGAGCGGCTTTAGCAGGGGGACTGGATTCCACTTCTAATGTTCTAGCCGCATTGAAATTAGGACGCAAGCCAAGCGGAACGATGGCACATTCTCTCGTGATGGCAATTGGAGCGATTGAAGGAAGCGAAGATGATGCTTTTAGTGCCTTTCATCGCTATTTTCCGACTGCACTTTTGTTAATCGATACCTACGATACCATTGCGGCGGCTGAGCGTCTGGCAGAAAAGGTTAAAGCGGGCAAAATAGAAGTGACGGGAGTACGGCTAGATTCTGGGGATTTAGCTGAATTATCTAAGAAAGTGCGATCGCTGCTTCCAGATATTACCATCTTTGCCAGTGGCGACCTAGATGAATGGGAAATCGTTCGCTTAAAAGAAGCTGGTGCTTGTATCGATGGCTATGGACTAGGAACCAAACTGGTAACGGGTTCTCCTGTCAATGGAGTCTACAAAATAGTAGAAATTGATGGCATTCCCACCATGAAGCAATCTAGTAAAAAAGCTACCTATCCAGGACGCAAACAAATTTTTCGTCGCCAAGAAAACTCAAAAATCTTATCAGACAGATTAGGATTAGCTCAAGAAACCGCCAACAGCGACGAACAGCCACTATTAGAACTGGTAATGCAACAAGGTAAGCCAGTCAACCCCCCAGAAACAATAGAAACCATTCAAAAACGCACTCAAGCATCTGTTGCTAGCCTTCCTCCTGAAACCCGCCGACTTAATAACCCAATACCAGTTCCCGTCAACATTTCCAATGCTTTAGAATCTCTTCGCTTATCATGGATTGCCAATCACTAA